Proteins from one Hydrogenivirga caldilitoris genomic window:
- a CDS encoding AAA family ATPase — translation MREVVVVFGLSGSGKSFVSRILHEEFGYEWLRSDVIRKELMGMKPEEEAKAEFGKGIYTEDITRKVYEELVRRAKELLSEGKRVVLDATFLKRWQRELVKENFKNPLFILATAGDSEIRKRLSGRKDVSDADYRIYLKQKQVFEPPEEIPYIPLSTERRRDELRSVLENLVKD, via the coding sequence ATGAGGGAAGTTGTTGTAGTTTTTGGGCTTTCAGGTTCAGGAAAATCTTTTGTCTCAAGGATACTCCATGAGGAATTCGGATACGAGTGGTTGAGGAGTGATGTGATAAGGAAGGAGCTTATGGGTATGAAACCGGAGGAGGAGGCTAAGGCTGAGTTCGGAAAAGGTATATATACGGAGGACATAACCAGAAAGGTTTACGAAGAGCTTGTAAGAAGGGCAAAAGAGCTTTTGTCTGAAGGTAAGAGGGTGGTTCTTGATGCAACCTTCTTAAAGAGGTGGCAACGGGAGCTTGTGAAGGAGAACTTTAAAAACCCCCTCTTCATACTTGCAACGGCAGGTGACAGTGAGATAAGGAAAAGGCTCTCTGGCAGAAAAGACGTTTCAGATGCAGATTACAGGATATACCTAAAACAGAAACAAGTCTTTGAGCCACCCGAGGAAATTCCCTATATCCCGCTCAGCACAGAAAGAAGACGAGATGAGCTCAGGTCAGTCCTTGAGAACCTGGTCAAGGATTAA
- the murG gene encoding undecaprenyldiphospho-muramoylpentapeptide beta-N-acetylglucosaminyltransferase: MRLVVSGGGTGGHFFPALEVLRSAKERKLNLLYVGAQRGIEKKLESQIPSEKLFLEIYPYRGVSVKYKLRALLSYVRGFMELRRVVGGDFRSLIFGGYASVPVGVLTLFKRRALFLHEQNSVPSMTNRSFYPFARSVFITFEYTRRFFRGEHVVKTGVPVRRELLEFSMEKGNAKEALGFESKSPLVLFMGGSQGARFLNTLGIDFARKTGVQVLILSGEQDYERTLELSTKLEKVKVFPFRTDMGLIYSASDVAVCRAGAGTVTELSLFKVPAVFIPFPHAAGDHQYYNAKEIEDLGGGFVVRQEEVNLEKLIAFVDRVFANLKRMRNSIGAFANPKATELILDQVLKD; the protein is encoded by the coding sequence ATGCGTTTGGTTGTTTCAGGTGGAGGTACCGGAGGGCACTTCTTCCCGGCTCTTGAAGTTTTGAGGTCTGCAAAGGAAAGAAAGCTAAACCTGCTTTACGTTGGAGCTCAGAGGGGCATAGAAAAGAAGCTTGAATCCCAGATACCCTCTGAAAAGCTCTTCTTGGAGATTTACCCTTACAGAGGTGTCTCCGTTAAATATAAGCTGAGAGCCCTCCTTAGTTACGTAAGAGGTTTTATGGAGCTCAGGCGTGTGGTAGGTGGGGATTTTCGTTCCCTGATATTCGGAGGTTACGCCAGTGTACCGGTGGGTGTTTTAACCCTTTTTAAAAGGAGAGCACTGTTCCTCCATGAGCAGAACTCCGTGCCCAGTATGACCAATAGGAGCTTTTATCCCTTCGCCCGAAGTGTCTTCATAACCTTTGAGTATACAAGGAGGTTCTTCAGGGGAGAGCATGTGGTCAAGACTGGAGTGCCCGTGAGAAGGGAGCTTTTAGAGTTCAGTATGGAAAAGGGTAACGCAAAGGAAGCTTTAGGTTTTGAATCCAAGTCCCCCTTGGTCCTGTTTATGGGAGGAAGTCAAGGGGCGAGGTTTCTTAACACGTTAGGGATTGACTTCGCCAGAAAGACTGGGGTACAGGTCTTGATACTATCCGGTGAGCAAGATTATGAGAGAACTCTTGAGCTGTCAACTAAGCTTGAAAAGGTGAAGGTTTTCCCCTTCAGGACTGATATGGGACTTATATACTCGGCGTCAGACGTTGCCGTTTGCCGGGCTGGTGCTGGGACTGTGACTGAACTGTCTCTCTTTAAGGTTCCTGCAGTCTTCATTCCTTTCCCTCACGCAGCTGGAGACCACCAGTATTACAACGCTAAAGAGATAGAAGACCTTGGGGGTGGATTCGTAGTGCGGCAGGAAGAGGTGAACCTTGAAAAGCTGATCGCCTTTGTGGATAGAGTGTTTGCAAACCTCAAGAGAATGAGGAATTCCATAGGAGCCTTTGCAAATCCAAAGGCAACGGAGTTAATCCTTGACCAGGTTCTCAAGGACTGA
- a CDS encoding c-type cytochrome, with protein sequence MVAIITLLFLINAAFAVHEGEILFKNHCIKCHAQDSKKPLKYLRQKFQNNPEGVIQLAKRCPWGQGLSDMEVKLIAEWLSGSK encoded by the coding sequence ATGGTTGCGATAATAACCCTTTTATTCTTGATAAACGCCGCCTTTGCTGTACATGAAGGGGAAATCCTGTTCAAGAATCACTGCATAAAGTGTCACGCTCAGGACAGCAAGAAGCCCTTGAAGTACCTCAGGCAGAAGTTTCAAAATAACCCAGAGGGTGTAATCCAGCTCGCTAAGAGGTGTCCGTGGGGGCAGGGACTCTCGGATATGGAGGTAAAGCTGATAGCGGAGTGGTTGTCGGGGAGTAAATAA
- a CDS encoding DUF202 domain-containing protein, whose translation MLIAKHLPSAKDARIYMSVERTYLGYIRFSLYTLSFGVFLRKLEILSDFKQVIHVSVLIDFLAKASAVIGVILIVTGLLTFYLDLKYLDGGVEVSPKETTDPRIYMASERTFLAWIRTAIALIVFGFVIEKFEFFLKQLKEVFNFPIKGNHDSLIGIGLFIIIVGLLTLALGTLNFYRTIRQVDEGRYRTHTWLYKAYGLIIFLACLVLTFHILRVI comes from the coding sequence ATGCTTATAGCAAAGCATCTTCCTTCCGCAAAGGACGCCCGAATATACATGTCCGTGGAAAGAACCTACCTGGGTTACATTAGGTTCTCCCTTTATACCCTCTCCTTCGGCGTGTTTCTGAGGAAGCTGGAGATACTTTCGGACTTCAAGCAGGTTATACACGTTTCCGTGCTGATAGACTTTCTCGCTAAGGCTTCTGCAGTCATTGGAGTTATTCTCATAGTGACCGGTCTTTTGACCTTTTACCTGGACTTAAAATACCTTGATGGAGGTGTTGAAGTGTCGCCCAAGGAAACCACGGACCCAAGGATATACATGGCTTCAGAGAGGACCTTCCTCGCCTGGATAAGGACAGCTATAGCACTGATAGTTTTTGGTTTCGTGATAGAAAAATTTGAGTTCTTCCTGAAGCAGCTAAAGGAGGTTTTTAACTTCCCCATAAAGGGAAACCATGACAGTTTGATAGGCATAGGGCTATTCATAATAATCGTGGGTCTTTTGACCCTTGCTCTTGGAACCCTTAACTTCTACAGGACGATAAGGCAGGTTGACGAGGGTAGATACAGGACCCACACCTGGCTCTACAAGGCATATGGACTCATAATATTCTTAGCCTGTCTGGTTCTTACCTTCCACATCTTGAGGGTGATATAA
- the dksA gene encoding RNA polymerase-binding protein DksA gives MKHLTEEQVKELRESLLKMREKLIESAQEQIRDPSNVTFEGGDEIDRADLEEERYLTFRIKGREAKLIHKIDYALMRIESGTYGICENCGAQIPYERLKARPVTTMCIECKELEEEYEND, from the coding sequence TTGAAACATTTGACCGAGGAACAGGTAAAGGAGCTCAGGGAAAGTCTCCTCAAGATGAGGGAGAAGCTGATAGAATCTGCCCAGGAGCAGATAAGAGACCCTTCAAACGTCACCTTTGAGGGTGGAGACGAGATAGACAGAGCAGACCTTGAAGAGGAGAGGTATCTGACCTTCAGGATAAAGGGAAGGGAGGCAAAGCTGATACACAAGATAGACTATGCCCTCATGAGGATAGAATCGGGAACCTACGGTATATGTGAGAACTGCGGCGCTCAGATTCCTTACGAGAGGTTAAAGGCAAGACCTGTGACCACGATGTGTATTGAGTGTAAGGAGCTTGAGGAGGAATACGAGAATGACTGA
- a CDS encoding aminotransferase class I/II-fold pyridoxal phosphate-dependent enzyme — MTDKEMEWAFPRIKRLPPYVFAVVNELKHKLRREGEDIIDLGMGNPTTPPAPHIIDKLCEVAKRPNVHGYSASKGIPRLRKAICDFYERRFGVKLNPEKEAIMTIGAKEGYSHLILAMITPGDSILVPNPTYPIHYYAPIIAGGEVRTIPLIFGDDEDPQEGFLRRLYQTVKESMPSPKAVVVSFPHNPTTICVEREFFKELVGFAREKGMWIIHDFAYADISFDGYKPPSILEIEGAKDVAVELYSMSKGFSMAGWRIAFALGNERIIRNLAHLKSYLDYGVFTPIQVAAVIALDSPYEIVEKNAKIYQQRRDVLVEGLRSAGWEVEKPKGSMFVWAKIPEWVGMNSLDFSMFLLREAKVAVSPGIGFGEYGEGYVRFALVENELRIKQAIRGIRRAFRKLQAKV; from the coding sequence ATGACTGACAAAGAGATGGAGTGGGCTTTTCCAAGGATAAAGAGACTCCCCCCTTACGTGTTCGCTGTTGTGAATGAGCTCAAACACAAGCTTAGGAGAGAGGGAGAGGACATTATAGACCTGGGCATGGGGAATCCAACGACCCCTCCAGCCCCCCATATAATAGACAAGCTCTGCGAGGTTGCCAAGCGTCCTAATGTCCATGGTTACTCAGCTTCAAAAGGTATCCCCAGACTGAGAAAGGCTATATGTGATTTCTATGAAAGGAGGTTTGGAGTAAAACTAAACCCAGAGAAGGAAGCGATTATGACCATAGGAGCCAAAGAGGGCTACTCACACCTTATACTTGCAATGATAACTCCAGGAGACTCAATCTTAGTTCCTAACCCCACTTACCCGATACACTACTACGCACCCATAATAGCCGGGGGTGAGGTGAGAACCATCCCGTTGATATTTGGGGACGATGAAGATCCCCAGGAGGGTTTTTTGAGAAGGCTATATCAAACCGTAAAAGAGTCTATGCCGTCGCCAAAGGCAGTTGTTGTGAGCTTTCCCCACAATCCCACAACAATATGTGTTGAGAGAGAATTCTTCAAAGAGCTGGTTGGGTTTGCAAGAGAAAAGGGCATGTGGATAATCCACGACTTCGCTTACGCGGACATATCCTTTGACGGCTACAAGCCCCCCTCTATCCTTGAAATAGAAGGGGCAAAGGACGTAGCTGTTGAGCTTTATTCTATGTCAAAGGGTTTCTCAATGGCAGGCTGGAGGATAGCCTTTGCCCTTGGCAACGAAAGGATAATAAGGAACCTTGCCCATCTTAAAAGCTATCTTGACTACGGTGTATTTACCCCTATTCAGGTTGCAGCGGTTATAGCCTTAGACAGCCCTTACGAGATAGTTGAGAAAAACGCCAAAATTTATCAGCAGAGGAGAGATGTCCTCGTTGAGGGGCTTAGAAGTGCGGGTTGGGAAGTAGAAAAGCCAAAGGGCTCCATGTTCGTATGGGCAAAGATACCCGAATGGGTGGGCATGAACTCCCTGGACTTCTCCATGTTCCTGCTCAGGGAGGCAAAGGTTGCGGTCTCCCCCGGGATAGGTTTCGGAGAGTATGGTGAGGGGTACGTAAGGTTTGCCCTGGTTGAAAATGAACTCAGGATAAAACAGGCAATAAGGGGTATAAGGAGAGCCTTCAGAAAGCTCCAGGCAAAGGTATGA
- a CDS encoding aminotransferase class IV: MNRTLYFGEGLFETIKWFGENEKLKLHYERLKTSADFLGLPCPSYEEFLAYIKTVVGEDSGLYVKFLLLSKGSSYYVDKPESYEVRVLVREPSPPPKSVELALSSFRRHSQNPVFRHKTTSYLFNVLVRREAKEKGAFDCIVLNEREELTECSASNLILLKGKRFYTPDRESGLLWGTTLEYLIRKGVDIREKSLKVKELSEADSVFITNSLMGVVPVRKFLEREFTVNESLCKELNSLLEPSG, from the coding sequence ATGAACAGGACCCTTTACTTCGGAGAAGGGCTCTTTGAGACTATAAAGTGGTTTGGTGAAAACGAGAAGCTCAAGCTCCACTACGAGAGACTTAAAACCTCCGCAGATTTTTTAGGGTTACCCTGCCCAAGTTATGAGGAGTTCCTGGCTTACATAAAGACCGTAGTGGGGGAAGATTCGGGGCTTTACGTCAAGTTTCTTCTTCTATCAAAGGGGAGCAGTTATTACGTAGACAAACCCGAAAGTTATGAGGTGAGGGTGCTGGTCCGAGAACCTTCTCCACCGCCCAAAAGTGTGGAGCTTGCCCTGTCTTCCTTTAGAAGACATTCCCAGAATCCTGTGTTTAGACACAAAACCACCTCTTACCTTTTTAACGTTTTAGTTAGGAGGGAAGCCAAGGAAAAGGGCGCCTTTGACTGTATAGTACTCAACGAGAGAGAAGAGTTAACAGAGTGCTCAGCGTCAAACCTGATACTTTTGAAAGGGAAAAGGTTTTACACTCCAGACAGGGAGAGCGGACTTCTATGGGGCACGACTCTGGAGTATTTGATAAGGAAGGGGGTAGATATACGGGAGAAGTCCTTAAAAGTTAAGGAGCTATCTGAGGCGGATTCGGTCTTTATAACAAACTCTCTAATGGGTGTTGTCCCGGTGAGGAAGTTTTTGGAGAGAGAGTTTACCGTCAATGAGAGCCTTTGCAAAGAGCTTAACAGCTTACTGGAACCTTCAGGGTGA
- a CDS encoding phosphoribosyltransferase, which translates to MIFESREEAGSLLAEALRDKIHPDDRPIILAIPRGGIPIAYSVSQKLQIPMSIVVVRKLGLPWNEEAGFGAIDSDGETYLDQELVSYAKLDEKTIESIAKKELEELKERERKFLPNGYPELSGREVIVVDDGVATGYTAVASAGFAKKRGAKRVIVAVPVCPKGTAKRFMGYADEFICYHSSSEMSFAVGMFYKDFHQLSDEETLSYIEKAKEAGLWEPR; encoded by the coding sequence ATGATCTTTGAAAGCAGAGAGGAAGCAGGGAGTTTACTGGCTGAAGCTCTTAGAGATAAGATACATCCTGACGATAGACCCATAATCCTTGCGATCCCCAGGGGCGGGATACCTATAGCCTACTCTGTTTCCCAGAAGCTCCAGATACCTATGAGCATAGTTGTGGTCAGAAAGCTTGGTCTGCCATGGAATGAGGAGGCAGGCTTTGGAGCCATAGATTCCGATGGAGAGACTTATTTAGATCAGGAACTGGTAAGTTACGCAAAGCTTGATGAAAAAACTATAGAAAGCATAGCCAAGAAAGAGCTGGAGGAGCTCAAAGAGAGGGAACGTAAGTTTCTCCCCAACGGATATCCAGAGCTCTCGGGTAGAGAGGTTATAGTTGTGGACGATGGAGTTGCTACCGGCTACACCGCAGTCGCGAGCGCAGGGTTCGCCAAGAAGAGGGGTGCCAAGAGAGTTATAGTTGCGGTGCCTGTGTGTCCAAAGGGAACGGCAAAGAGGTTCATGGGATACGCGGATGAGTTCATTTGCTATCACTCCTCGTCTGAGATGAGTTTTGCTGTGGGTATGTTTTACAAGGATTTCCATCAATTATCGGATGAGGAAACCCTGAGCTATATAGAGAAGGCTAAGGAGGCTGGACTTTGGGAGCCGAGATGA
- a CDS encoding TIGR00725 family protein, whose product MRVVAVIGSSNSTEEEYQIAYEVGKELAKRGLAVVCGGRTGVMEAVCRGAKEEGGITIGIMPSYEGNEANPYVDIKINTGMGWNRNPIVVASGEMVIAIGGHWGTLSEIAYALILGKYIVGYKTHGIEGVDFARTKEEILGKVDEFFKTTAGN is encoded by the coding sequence ATGAGGGTTGTGGCTGTAATCGGGTCTTCTAACTCTACAGAGGAGGAGTATCAGATAGCCTATGAGGTTGGCAAAGAGCTGGCTAAGAGGGGTTTAGCTGTGGTGTGTGGTGGGAGGACCGGGGTGATGGAAGCTGTGTGCCGAGGAGCCAAGGAGGAGGGAGGCATTACGATAGGTATAATGCCTTCTTACGAGGGGAATGAAGCAAACCCTTACGTTGATATAAAGATAAATACAGGTATGGGCTGGAACAGGAACCCGATAGTCGTGGCTTCTGGTGAGATGGTGATCGCCATAGGTGGTCATTGGGGAACTCTCTCGGAGATAGCCTACGCTCTCATCCTGGGAAAGTATATAGTTGGATACAAAACCCACGGTATAGAAGGTGTGGATTTTGCACGTACAAAGGAAGAAATCTTGGGGAAGGTAGATGAGTTCTTTAAAACTACCGCGGGCAATTGA
- the aspS gene encoding aspartate--tRNA ligase → MIEDFGNFKRDKYCGEVSLEDVDRELRLCGWVHRVRNHGGVVFIDLRDREGIVQVVIEEKTNPKAYEKADRVKPEWVIGVVGKVRKRPEGTENPKLRTGYVEVFASDIKVFNTSEVPPFPVEEETHVSEELKLRYRYIDLRRFSMSQNMLFRHRFYQTTRRFFEEEGFIEIETPFLTKSTPEGARDFIVPSRLHPGKFYALPQSPQLFKQILMISGFDRYFQIVKCFRDEDLRADRQPEFTQIDYEMSFVREEEVMDIAERLVVRLFKELLGVELKTPFERVSYREAMERYGTDKPDRRFGLELIELSDIFGNTEFKVFRSVLDKGGVIKAINFKGSNLSRKEIDNLTLFVQKLGAKGLAWIKVEQGKLVSPIVKFFSQQETDNLLRRVNAEEGDVIFFSADTKEMVYKILGALRLELAKTYGLVDKSKWDVLWVVDFPLMEWDETEGRFLSLHHPFTAPVEEDIPKLEEAVKVQDLAEKKALVHSVRARAYDLVINGEEVGGGSIRIHRTDLQGLIFKLLGIGEVEAQEKFGFLLEALKFGAPPHGGLAFGLDRLVALMRGLESIRDVIAFPKTQKGICMLTSAPDYVTPKQLKEVHIKVME, encoded by the coding sequence ATGATAGAGGACTTCGGAAACTTCAAGAGGGACAAATACTGTGGAGAAGTCTCCTTAGAGGATGTGGATAGGGAGCTCAGACTGTGCGGTTGGGTTCACAGGGTCAGGAACCACGGCGGCGTTGTCTTCATAGACCTGAGGGACCGTGAAGGTATAGTCCAGGTTGTGATTGAGGAAAAAACCAACCCGAAAGCCTATGAGAAGGCGGACAGGGTTAAACCCGAGTGGGTTATAGGTGTAGTGGGTAAGGTTAGGAAGAGACCAGAAGGTACAGAGAACCCAAAGCTGAGAACAGGATATGTGGAGGTCTTTGCGAGCGATATAAAGGTCTTCAATACGTCTGAAGTTCCCCCGTTCCCGGTAGAGGAGGAAACCCATGTTTCTGAAGAGCTCAAGCTCAGGTACAGGTATATAGACCTGAGAAGGTTCTCCATGAGCCAGAACATGCTCTTTAGGCACAGGTTTTACCAGACTACGAGAAGGTTTTTTGAAGAGGAGGGTTTTATTGAGATAGAGACCCCTTTCCTCACCAAATCCACTCCTGAGGGTGCCCGGGATTTTATAGTTCCTTCTAGGTTACACCCAGGCAAATTTTACGCCCTTCCCCAATCTCCTCAACTGTTCAAACAGATACTTATGATTTCCGGTTTTGACAGGTACTTCCAGATAGTTAAGTGCTTCCGTGACGAGGACTTGAGGGCAGACCGACAGCCGGAGTTTACCCAGATAGATTATGAGATGTCCTTTGTGAGAGAAGAAGAAGTTATGGACATTGCTGAGAGGCTGGTGGTTAGACTCTTTAAGGAGCTTCTGGGTGTTGAGCTGAAGACCCCCTTTGAGAGGGTTTCCTATCGGGAAGCCATGGAGCGTTACGGTACAGATAAGCCTGACAGGAGGTTTGGTCTTGAGCTTATAGAGCTCTCTGACATATTCGGGAATACAGAATTTAAGGTTTTCAGAAGTGTGCTTGATAAAGGAGGGGTAATAAAGGCTATAAACTTCAAAGGGAGCAACCTATCAAGGAAGGAGATAGACAACCTAACGCTCTTTGTCCAGAAGCTCGGTGCTAAGGGGCTTGCTTGGATAAAGGTAGAGCAAGGAAAACTCGTATCGCCCATAGTCAAGTTCTTTTCCCAGCAGGAGACCGACAACCTCCTTAGGCGTGTCAATGCTGAGGAAGGGGACGTTATATTCTTTTCGGCAGATACTAAGGAGATGGTCTACAAGATACTCGGAGCTCTTAGGCTTGAGCTTGCAAAGACATACGGGCTTGTAGATAAGAGTAAATGGGATGTCCTCTGGGTTGTGGACTTTCCCCTTATGGAATGGGATGAGACGGAAGGTAGATTCCTTTCCCTTCACCACCCCTTTACCGCTCCGGTAGAGGAAGACATTCCAAAGCTTGAAGAGGCTGTAAAGGTCCAGGACCTTGCAGAAAAGAAGGCGCTTGTTCATTCTGTCAGGGCTAGGGCTTACGACCTTGTTATAAATGGTGAAGAGGTAGGTGGCGGCTCAATCCGTATTCACAGGACAGACCTTCAGGGACTGATATTTAAGCTTTTGGGCATAGGTGAGGTAGAAGCTCAGGAGAAGTTCGGCTTTCTGCTTGAGGCTCTCAAGTTTGGGGCGCCTCCCCATGGAGGGTTAGCCTTCGGTCTGGACAGACTCGTGGCTTTAATGAGGGGGCTTGAATCCATAAGAGATGTGATAGCCTTCCCGAAAACCCAGAAGGGGATATGCATGCTCACGTCCGCTCCCGATTATGTGACACCAAAACAGCTGAAAGAGGTTCACATAAAGGTTATGGAGTAG
- a CDS encoding c-type cytochrome — MRKLLAVMLIAGGMTFAADGAAIFKSKGCASCHQPAADTVGPGLKKIAQAYAGKEGELVKFLKGEAPAIVDPAKEAIMKAQLTMVKNLPEDQLKALADFILSHK, encoded by the coding sequence ATGAGGAAACTACTCGCAGTAATGCTTATCGCTGGAGGAATGACTTTTGCCGCTGATGGTGCAGCCATATTCAAATCCAAGGGATGTGCATCCTGCCACCAACCTGCAGCCGATACCGTTGGACCCGGACTTAAAAAGATAGCTCAGGCTTATGCAGGTAAGGAAGGTGAGCTTGTTAAATTTCTGAAAGGTGAAGCACCTGCCATAGTTGACCCGGCGAAAGAAGCCATAATGAAGGCTCAGCTCACCATGGTTAAGAACCTTCCCGAAGACCAGCTCAAGGCTCTCGCCGATTTCATTCTCAGCCACAAGTAA
- a CDS encoding SDR family NAD(P)-dependent oxidoreductase: MKGKVVLITGSSVGIGRYTAYEFARAGANVVLTYYRDKEEGEKTLEKCLELGAQSATLLYLNLLDNESIMSCVKETASRYGNIDILINNAGVLAWKPLREQSFLEIETQIRVNLEGLIKLTKTALPYVKEMVINIGSGAGKTGFSELTTYCATKFGVRGFTQALAEEERGIKVYAVNPGMTATRMTGYSGVHPEKVAKVIFKVATGGIRKPSGSDVDVWEYL, encoded by the coding sequence TTGAAGGGTAAGGTAGTTCTGATAACAGGTTCAAGCGTAGGTATAGGTAGGTACACAGCCTACGAGTTTGCAAGAGCCGGGGCAAACGTTGTGCTTACTTACTACAGGGACAAAGAGGAAGGGGAAAAGACCCTGGAGAAATGCCTTGAACTCGGAGCCCAGAGTGCGACCTTACTTTACCTGAACCTTCTGGATAACGAAAGTATAATGAGTTGTGTTAAAGAGACCGCTTCGCGGTATGGAAACATAGACATACTGATAAACAACGCCGGTGTCCTTGCCTGGAAACCCCTCAGGGAACAGAGCTTCCTTGAGATAGAGACCCAGATAAGGGTCAACCTTGAGGGTCTGATAAAACTTACAAAAACAGCACTACCCTACGTGAAGGAAATGGTGATAAACATAGGGAGCGGTGCAGGCAAGACAGGCTTTTCCGAGCTCACCACTTACTGCGCTACCAAGTTCGGTGTGAGGGGTTTTACACAGGCTCTTGCTGAGGAGGAGAGGGGCATAAAGGTGTACGCGGTGAATCCAGGGATGACCGCTACCAGAATGACGGGTTACAGTGGAGTACACCCGGAAAAGGTGGCAAAGGTGATTTTTAAGGTGGCAACAGGTGGGATAAGGAAACCCTCAGGCAGCGATGTGGACGTATGGGAATACCTCTGA